A window of the Macaca nemestrina isolate mMacNem1 chromosome X, mMacNem.hap1, whole genome shotgun sequence genome harbors these coding sequences:
- the LOC105493964 gene encoding PDZ domain-containing protein MAGIX: MVFGGVQDCCSQTAISRDTVGAGGGAPATRDGSGQGSPGILRALLGLRASGSVGVGRGRGSALTCPLSRAGRGPSRLAGPSARQLLARLDARPLAARAAVDVAALVRRAGATLRLRRKEVVSVLDSADIEVTDSRLPHATIVDHRRQHRWLETRNAPPQVIQGKARSAPKPSRASGHFSVELVRGYAGFGLTLGGGRDVSGDTPLAVRGLLKDGPAQRCGRLEVGDLVLHINGESTQGLTHAQAVDRIRAGGPQLHLVLRRPLETHPDRSPDPGGPEVTGCRSSSSTSPVQHPPSRTTLKKTRGSPEPSPEAVADGPTVSPPERCTEDPNDQIPGSPGPWLVPSEERLSRALGVRGTAQLAQEMAAGRRRH; encoded by the exons ATGGTGTTCGGAGGAGTCCAGGACTGTTGCAGTCAAACAGCGATCTCCAGGGACACCGTGGGAGCAGGCGGGGGTGCACCGGCTACCCGCGATG GGAGTGGTCAGGGGTCGCCGGGTATCCTGAGGGCACTTCTAGGTCTTCGGGCGTCCGGAAGCGTGGGGGTTGGCCGAGGCCGAGGGTCGGCGTTGACCTGTCCCCTCTCCCGCGCAGGCCGCGGCCCCTCCCGGCTCGCCGGCCCCAGCGCCCGGCAGCTCCTGGCGCGGCTGGACGCGCGCCCCCTGGCGGCGCGAGCTGCGGTCGATGTGGCGGCGCTGGTACGCAGGGCGGGCGCCACATTGCGCCTGCGCCGGAAGGAGG TTGTTAGCGTGCTGGACTCTGCGGACATAGAGGTCACAGATAGTCGCCTGCCTCATGCCACTATTGTGGATCACCGGCGCCAG CACCGTTGGTTAGAGACACGTAATGCGCCTCCCCAAGTGATCCAGGGTAAGGCACGTAGTGCTCCGAAGCCATCCCGGGCCTCTGGTCATTTCTCTGTGGAGCTGGTCCGCGGTTACGCAGGCTTTGGCCTCACCTTAGGTGGGGGCCGGGATGTTTCTGGGGACACTCCACTGGCCGTGCGCGGGCTGCTGAAGGATGGTCCAGCACAGCGCTGTGGTCGTTTGGAG GTGGGGGACCTTGTGCTCCACATCAACGGAGAGTCAACGCAGGGCCTCACCCATGCCCAGGCCGTGGATCGGATCCGAGCTGGAGGCCCCCAGCTCCACCTGGTTCTTCGTCGGCCTCTGGAGACCCACCCTG ATCGCAGCCCAGATCCTGGAGGGCCGGAGGTAACGGGGTgtcgcagcagcagcagcacttcCCCAGTTCAGCACCCTCCATCCCGGACGACGCTCAAGAAGACCCGGGGCAGCCCAGAGCCTAGTCCAGAGGCGGTCGCCGATGGCCCCACGGTTTCTCCTCCTGAGCGCTGCACTGAGGATCCCAACGACCAGATCCCGGGTTCCCCGGGGCCCTGGCTAGTGCCCAGCGAGGAACGGCTCTCGCGGGCCCTAGGGGTCCGGGGGACAGCGCAGCTCGCTCAGGAGATGGCAGCCGGAAGGCGGAGGCACTGA